TTACCTGGTCGTTCAACAGGGCAAGGGCAGCGGTGGTCCCCGGAGCGCCTGTAGATTCCAGGCCCATCTCCTCTAAAATTTCTGCCACACTGTCGCCCACCGAGGGCGTCGGCGCCAGAGAGAGATCGACGATCCCGAAAGGAACCCCGAGCCTCTCCGAGGCTTCCTGGGCCACCAGCTGCCCGACCCGGGTGACTTTAAAGGCCGTTTTCTTCACGGTCTCGCAGAGGACTTCAAAGTTCTCGCCCCTGACTCCCTCAAGGGCATGCTTGACAACCCCGGGGCCGCTGACCCCCACGTTGATCACGGCATCTGCTTCGGTCACGCCGTGAAAGGCACCGGCCATGAATGGATTGTCGTCGGGAGCGTTGCAGAAGACGACCAGTTTTGCACAGCCCAGGGAGTTGTGTTCTTTTGTCGCCTCTGCAGTCTCCTTAACAATCTCACCCATCAATTTGACGGCGTCCATGTTGATCCCGGTCCTGGTGGAGCCGATATTTACGGAACTGCATACCCGTTCCGTGGAAGAGAGGGCCATGGGAATGGAGCGGATGAGATTTTCATCGGTCCTGGTCATGCCTTTGGATACGAGAGCAGAGTAGCCTCCCAGAAAATTCACCTGCGTCGCTCTGGCGGCCTTATCCAGGGTCCTGGCAATCGCCACAAAGTCCTCGGGGCACGTGCAGGCCCTTCCACCCACCAGTGCTATCGGGGTGACGGAGATGCGTTTGTTGACGATGGGAATGCCATATTCACGTTCAATGTCCCTGCCGGTGGAGACCAGATCCTTTGCTACACAGGTGATTTTATCATAGATGTTCTGGTTCAAGATGTCCAGATCAGCGTCGCAGCAGTCAAGAAGGCTGATGCCCAGAGTAATCGTACGGACATCAAGTTTTTCCTGCTCGATCATCTTGTTTGTTTCATTTACCTCAAATAGGGTGACCATCGGAATTCCCCTCAGATACGGTGCATTTTCGTAAAAATGTCTTCATGCTGGCATCTGATTTTTACGCCGATTTCGTCGCCGAGGTTCTCAAGTTCACGTACCATCTCGCCAAAAGGTCTGGAAGACCCGCTGGTATCGACGATCATCATCATGTTAAAATAGCCCTGCACGATAGTCTGGGAAATATCTTCAACATTGACCTGATTGTCTGCCAGGTATGTGCAGACCTTCGCAATGATCCCGACTGCATCTTTGCCTACGACGGTGATGATGGTTTTTTTCATGCTCTGTCGCACCCTTATGGTACCATAGGCATTCTTTGGGGATTAACTCGCGGGGGCATGCGGGTTGGAGCGGGGCGTTGCGGGCGTTCGCATCAAGCCCTTTTCGGTCGGCGCCACGCGTATCTGCAGGATTCATCTTCGGTGCCGGGATCTTTGCGGCGCTCCATCCGGAGATCTTCCGCCCATGACCATCATGCCGGTGATGCCGGTGCTCCCCGTCTTCGCGGTCGTGCTCTCCGGGCCCGGGACGGTGGACCCTGGCAGGAACCGGCAACCTATTTATCAGGACGATCTCCTTACTCTCAGTCATCTGTCGGGAAGGACAGGCACGGGGTGGGGAAGATGATAGAGATACTGCCGGAAAGCACGGGAGGCGTCATCGGGTTTTTGATCAGCGGCGACGTCACCGATGAGGACTACATGCAGGTGTTCATGCCGGCGATCGACCTGGCGATCGAACGCTACGGCACCGTCCGTGTGCTGGTCGATATCGTCGATTTCAAGGGGGAAGACTTCGGAGCGATGGCCGACGACCTCATTCAGGACATCAAGGTTTCCTCGGTCGAGCGTGAGGCGATCGTCGGTGGGGAGGAATGGGAGGCTCGTCTGCTCTCTGTTCAGCCGGCGTTCTTCCTCTTCTCCAGCACCGATGTCAGGTTCTTCAGGCCCGAACACCGCCAGGAGGCATGGAGATGGATCGAGGAGGGGATGCGTGCGTCCGGGCCTGAGTCGCGCTGAAGGGGAACACTGATTTCTGGTTTATCGGCGACGCAGGTCGGGGGTCAGGCAGGTTTGCTCTGAAAAAGGTGTTATTTCCGCCTCAACACCAGGAGGAGTGCAGCCGCCGCACCGATCAGGGGCAGGAGCGCTGTCCCGGCCGCCTGCGTCGTCGGTGCCGTCGTCGGCGGCGCTGTGGTCTCCGTGGCGGTCGGCAGGGCCGTGGTTGCGGTCGTCACCGGCGGTGTCGTGGCCGTCGGTGCAGGGGGTGCCGTCGTCGGTGGCGCTGTGGTCTCCGTCGTCGCCGGCGTCACCGTGACGTCCACTCCTATCCGGTCGCCCACAAAGAACGTGATTACATTCGAGTCCTCTGCGGAGTCGGCAAAACTCTGCGGAGAACGCCACCGCGCCTGCACCCTGTATGTGCCCTCTTCAAGGCGGTCGAGGACGATCGGGGCGGCGAGGTCGTCGGTGTAGAACTGCTGGGCCGTGACCGGAAGGTTTGCAAGGTTCGCCCCGCCGAAGGCGGTCATCTCGGCGCCGCCCGGCGTCGTGACGACAATATCGACGGAGGCATGGGTCGCTCCAGCGACATAATCACTCCCCACGAACGGCGAGACGACCTTGATCGCGATCGACGTTCCGACAGGTATCGTAATCCCTTCGATCCTCTCGGCATGATACGGGTTTGCGAGCACCGCCTCGATGCTCACTTCTGGATAACGCACGGT
Above is a window of Methanofollis tationis DNA encoding:
- a CDS encoding SpoIIAA family protein; translated protein: MIEILPESTGGVIGFLISGDVTDEDYMQVFMPAIDLAIERYGTVRVLVDIVDFKGEDFGAMADDLIQDIKVSSVEREAIVGGEEWEARLLSVQPAFFLFSSTDVRFFRPEHRQEAWRWIEEGMRASGPESR
- a CDS encoding PFL family protein, yielding MVTLFEVNETNKMIEQEKLDVRTITLGISLLDCCDADLDILNQNIYDKITCVAKDLVSTGRDIEREYGIPIVNKRISVTPIALVGGRACTCPEDFVAIARTLDKAARATQVNFLGGYSALVSKGMTRTDENLIRSIPMALSSTERVCSSVNIGSTRTGINMDAVKLMGEIVKETAEATKEHNSLGCAKLVVFCNAPDDNPFMAGAFHGVTEADAVINVGVSGPGVVKHALEGVRGENFEVLCETVKKTAFKVTRVGQLVAQEASERLGVPFGIVDLSLAPTPSVGDSVAEILEEMGLESTGAPGTTAALALLNDQVKKGGVMASSFVGGLSGAFIPVSEDQGMIDAVNRGALTLEKLEAMTCVCSVGLDMIAIPGNTSAATISGIIADEAAIGMVNQKTTAVRLIPVIGKDVGDTVEFGGLLGHAPVQRVNTFGCEDFINRGGRIPAPIHSFRN
- a CDS encoding ACT domain-containing protein; its protein translation is MKKTIITVVGKDAVGIIAKVCTYLADNQVNVEDISQTIVQGYFNMMMIVDTSGSSRPFGEMVRELENLGDEIGVKIRCQHEDIFTKMHRI
- a CDS encoding DUF3821 domain-containing protein; this translates as MERRLDHTGTGICVLCCLALLLFAALAAPVSARGATISDVLPGDTIFVYEEGLDITALQNTATGNPVTALRRFTDDDVTKGIVNEIPVADDTNLDVLDASVRGYTGLYYAYSQADGLTTKSVTVRYPEVSIEAVLANPYHAERIEGITIPVGTSIAIKVVSPFVGSDYVAGATHASVDIVVTTPGGAEMTAFGGANLANLPVTAQQFYTDDLAAPIVLDRLEEGTYRVQARWRSPQSFADSAEDSNVITFFVGDRIGVDVTVTPATTETTAPPTTAPPAPTATTPPVTTATTALPTATETTAPPTTAPTTQAAGTALLPLIGAAAALLLVLRRK